One Bradysia coprophila strain Holo2 chromosome IV unlocalized genomic scaffold, BU_Bcop_v1 contig_144, whole genome shotgun sequence DNA window includes the following coding sequences:
- the LOC119071393 gene encoding E3 ubiquitin-protein ligase sina-like, translating to MALDKYKCEYCRHIEENVFRCTDNHLVCEKCAIEFKKLCKCKKLIVNNQQTNPINLLVKYETKPCPYHAFGCTLQITSDELANHKTECEFRPYKCLGEGFGIWTCDWTGRQIDLALHLNTIHGESLGANFQYFQKSSVVFNPTESWQTINIVNGHGKHFVYYMYSDSTKKVINFLIYLLGTKKDAGLFLIDFEIISKLCTFQKIKFVSTCYSDCENIQKLIETEKCAVLTHNTLKNFVWNGELHFKFKIKRKDDDEFTNKKLDDNNKNVTSPTKPVPNVPIRNKGTMKANTVKKTNTIPSIIQPVLKSLDIDSPVQSNQTTAATPPPAASQRTSINAGPDKASKSPCSSPSINKDDDKEARRSDMLVRSLSETPGMPSLPPVQPYKNIDDKMYRRKYPEHCLTKPAFRK from the exons ATGGCATTGGACAAGTATAAATGTGAATATTGTAGACATATCGAGGAAAATGTGTTTAGGTGTACCGACAATCACTTGGTCTGTGAGAAATGTGCTATTGAATTTAAGAAATTGTGCAAG tgcAAGAAACTGATCGTAAATAATCAACAGACCAATCCCATAAATCTACTAGTCAAATACGAAACTAAACCATGTCCATACCACGCGTTCGGTTGTACATTGCAAATAACTTCTGATGAATTGGCGAATCACAAAACGGAGTGCGAATTTCGACCGTATAAATGTTTGGGCGAAGGGTTTGGTATTTGGAC ATGTGATTGGACCGGACGGCAAATAGACCTAGCATTACATTTAAATACCATCCATGGCGAGTCGTTAGGTgccaattttcaatatttccagAAATCGTCTGTCGTGTTCAATCCAACTGAATCTTGGCAAACCATTAACATAGTTAATGGGCACGGCAAACATTTCGTTTACTACATGTATAGCGATTCGACAAAGAAGGTCATCAATTTCCTAATCTATTTGCTGGGAACGAAAAAGGATGCTGGactatttttgattgatttcgAGATCATATCGAAGTTATGCACGTTTCAAAAG ATAAAATTTGTGTCCACTTGCTACAGTGATtgcgaaaatattcaaaaattaattgaaactgaaaaatgtgCTGTACTCACACACAACacgttaaaaaattttgtctggaACGGTGAGCtgcatttcaaatttaaaattaaacggaAAGATGACGATGAATTCACCAACAAGAAACTGGACGATAACAATAAAAACGTAACTTCTCCGACTAAACCAGTTCCTAATGTTCCAATTAGGAATAAGGGCACAATGAAGGCTAACACAGTTAAAAAGACAAACACCATACCATCAATCATACAGCCCGTTCTTAAGTCATTGGACATTGATTCTCCCGTACAAAGTAATCAGACAACAGCAGCCACACCACCACCAGCAGCATCGCAACGAACATCGATTAATGCAGGTCCAGACAAAGCTTCAAAAAGTCCATGTTCTTCGCCGTCTATAAATAAGGACGACGACAAAGAA GCGCGTCGGTCCGATATGCTTGTAAGAAGCTTGAGTGAAACACCTGGTATGCCATCATTGCCACCCGTTCAACCATATAAGAAtattgatgataaaatg TATCGGAGAAAATATCCAGAACATTGTTTAACTAAACCAgcttttagaaaataa